In Gemmatimonadota bacterium, the following are encoded in one genomic region:
- a CDS encoding TolC family protein — translation MNVSRRVKLEDRMIRTVKNAVVSIAIAVGVALPLSAQQDDEIVLTLDRAVELALRNNESLLSTRVEEDRARARVREAYSEALPKLDFSSSVTRNWALPEFNFGGQTFKVGTDNVINFGLDLSQTIYRGGQVGVGLRIARYYQRISASNTDRMRGNIVHQIHDGYYDVLLAEATLEVSTAAFDRAEAQYEGVQRFYEAGTVSDYDVLRARVEVTNALPPVTQARNRLAIAKADLKRLIGLPRQARIRCTGGLDVDVSGLPEDIETAVDQALTNRSDLKAARLQTTMNDAAIRLARGENGLDVSLSAGYLMQAQVNDPGFKSIGFNDFSRSWNTLINVSIPVFDGRQNSGRIMQAQADYELSRYVERQLGKQIEVDVTEAVLNVVEASERVRAGEEAVELASRGLSIAQVQYEGGVSTQLELIDAQFVLKQAETDHVTAKYDYATAASNLRNVLGMMDDRSDDR, via the coding sequence ATGAACGTAAGCCGGAGAGTAAAGCTGGAGGATCGCATGATTCGCACCGTGAAAAATGCCGTGGTGTCGATCGCTATTGCGGTCGGCGTCGCACTACCGTTGTCCGCCCAGCAAGACGACGAGATCGTGCTTACGCTCGACCGGGCCGTCGAGCTTGCGCTCAGGAATAACGAATCCCTACTGAGTACCAGGGTGGAGGAAGACCGTGCCCGGGCGCGCGTGAGGGAAGCCTATTCCGAAGCGCTGCCCAAGCTCGACTTCAGCAGTTCCGTCACACGGAACTGGGCTCTTCCGGAGTTTAATTTCGGCGGCCAGACCTTCAAAGTCGGTACCGACAACGTAATCAACTTCGGACTCGATCTTTCCCAGACCATCTATCGGGGCGGACAGGTTGGCGTCGGCCTGAGAATCGCGCGTTACTACCAGCGGATTTCGGCATCCAACACGGACCGGATGCGAGGAAACATCGTGCACCAGATCCACGACGGGTACTACGATGTCCTTTTGGCCGAAGCCACGCTGGAGGTCTCCACGGCGGCCTTTGACCGTGCCGAGGCCCAGTACGAAGGCGTACAACGTTTTTACGAAGCCGGGACGGTATCGGACTATGACGTACTCAGGGCCCGGGTGGAAGTGACCAACGCCCTCCCGCCGGTCACACAGGCCAGGAACCGGCTCGCGATCGCGAAAGCGGACCTCAAGCGCCTGATCGGGCTGCCCCGGCAGGCGCGTATACGGTGTACCGGCGGCCTCGACGTAGACGTATCCGGCTTGCCCGAGGACATCGAAACGGCCGTGGACCAGGCGCTTACAAACCGATCGGACCTGAAAGCCGCCCGGTTGCAGACCACGATGAACGATGCGGCGATCCGGCTTGCCCGGGGAGAAAACGGGCTCGACGTATCGCTTTCCGCGGGATACCTGATGCAGGCCCAGGTGAACGACCCCGGTTTCAAGTCGATCGGGTTCAACGACTTCTCCCGAAGCTGGAACACGCTCATCAACGTATCGATTCCGGTCTTCGACGGGAGGCAGAACTCGGGCCGTATCATGCAGGCCCAGGCGGACTATGAGCTGTCGCGTTACGTCGAACGCCAGCTCGGGAAGCAGATAGAGGTGGACGTCACCGAGGCCGTGCTCAATGTGGTGGAGGCGTCGGAACGCGTTAGGGCGGGCGAGGAGGCCGTCGAACTGGCCAGTCGCGGCCTGTCCATCGCGCAGGTACAGTACGAGGGCGGCGTCAGCACCCAACTCGAGCTCATCGACGCCCAGTTCGTCCTGAAGCAGGCCGAGACCGATCACGTTACGGCGAAGTACGACTACGCCACGGCCGCTTCGAATCTGCGGAATGTACTGGGTATGATGGACGATCGATCGGATGACCGGTAA